In Candidatus Poribacteria bacterium, a single window of DNA contains:
- a CDS encoding site-2 protease family protein, producing MNWAFKIGSIFGIPVRIHVIFLLLFLLFLLPYMVEGRIGEGISLTLIMFILFGCVVLHELGHSLMARRYRIKVHDIILLPIGGVARMQIPEDPSIEIRLALVGPAVNFSIALLSALVLLLTRRPLDLSLSISPYNVIGLIFKVNLWMGLFNLIPAFPMDGGRVFRGVLAMRYDYLQATHIASQVGRGIAVILALFGIYKDVLLIFIGLFVFIAAGGEERAVQMRRTLREIPVGEVMSRNVFALAPDQPIRDALEHIYRGLQDEFPVVREGGELVGMLTKPTLMSLIKRDELDRWAGEVMESEFPFVTIEDTLADVYRKMADSSKSAMPVVENGVLRGMISLENIGRYFMVRSIGDRKEEEGDGV from the coding sequence ATGAATTGGGCTTTCAAGATAGGATCTATATTCGGCATACCGGTTCGGATACATGTTATTTTCCTCCTTCTTTTCCTCCTATTCCTGCTTCCCTATATGGTCGAAGGCAGAATTGGCGAGGGGATATCACTCACGCTGATCATGTTCATTCTGTTCGGATGTGTGGTTCTTCACGAGTTGGGACACAGCCTGATGGCGCGCAGATACAGGATAAAGGTTCATGATATAATTCTACTGCCAATAGGGGGAGTCGCCAGGATGCAGATACCGGAGGACCCCTCTATCGAGATAAGGCTGGCCTTGGTGGGGCCGGCCGTTAACTTCTCGATAGCTCTCCTTTCCGCCCTTGTCCTCCTTCTGACGAGAAGACCCCTTGATCTCTCGCTTTCCATCTCGCCCTATAACGTTATCGGTCTGATATTCAAGGTAAATCTCTGGATGGGGCTTTTTAACCTGATACCAGCCTTCCCGATGGATGGGGGCAGGGTGTTCAGAGGGGTTCTCGCCATGAGATACGATTATCTTCAGGCGACGCACATAGCCAGCCAGGTGGGCAGGGGGATAGCCGTTATACTGGCTCTGTTCGGGATCTACAAGGATGTACTTTTGATCTTCATCGGTCTCTTCGTTTTTATCGCAGCCGGTGGTGAGGAGAGGGCCGTTCAGATGAGGAGAACACTGAGGGAGATCCCCGTCGGGGAGGTGATGTCCAGGAACGTCTTCGCCCTCGCGCCCGATCAGCCGATAAGGGATGCGTTGGAACACATCTACAGAGGGTTGCAGGACGAATTCCCTGTGGTGCGTGAGGGAGGAGAGTTAGTGGGGATGCTGACGAAACCCACCTTGATGAGCTTGATAAAAAGGGATGAATTGGATAGATGGGCGGGAGAGGTGATGGAATCGGAGTTCCCATTCGTCACTATCGAGGACACGCTCGCCGACGTGTATCGCAAAATGGCGGATTCAAGTAAAAGCGCCATGCCGGTGGTCGAAAACGGCGTGTTAAGGGGAATGATATCGCTTGAGAACATAGGCAGATACTTTATGGTTCGCTCTATAGGTGATAGAAAGGAGGAGGAAGGAGATGGAGTATAG
- a CDS encoding DUF488 family protein codes for MLYLATLSQRKEAKGLSVALTRKRIDGMSNIPDLCPSRKLISRYRSGSISWQEFREEYLEELRAEYKRAGSRLRGLAEYARDKDVTLFVPDDDFHVGYISVLGEAVNGIWFKSGNRMRVETLFPEREILEPPVPQERKPSSKDQTGELLLLPVGEVAEEIPKPYSEIPSLQSEASNCEFFQAKGNAARTRNCYFCIHFDRRIIACMKKNMLLIEYEWREPEIEGV; via the coding sequence ATGCTTTATTTGGCTACATTGAGCCAAAGGAAAGAGGCAAAAGGATTAAGCGTCGCTCTGACGAGAAAGAGGATCGACGGCATGTCGAATATACCGGATCTGTGTCCTTCAAGAAAGCTCATATCGAGATACAGATCCGGCTCCATATCCTGGCAGGAATTCAGAGAAGAGTATCTGGAAGAACTGAGAGCCGAGTATAAAAGGGCCGGGAGCAGGTTGAGAGGGCTGGCTGAATACGCCAGGGATAAGGATGTCACCCTCTTCGTGCCGGATGACGATTTCCACGTGGGATATATCTCGGTGCTCGGCGAAGCGGTGAACGGAATATGGTTTAAGTCAGGTAATAGAATGCGCGTCGAAACTCTTTTCCCTGAGAGGGAGATCCTCGAGCCGCCTGTTCCCCAGGAGAGGAAACCCTCCTCCAAGGATCAAACGGGTGAGCTTCTGCTTCTACCTGTGGGTGAGGTCGCCGAGGAAATACCGAAGCCTTACTCGGAAATCCCATCCCTTCAGAGCGAAGCGTCTAACTGCGAGTTCTTTCAGGCTAAGGGTAACGCCGCTCGAACGAGGAACTGTTATTTCTGCATTCATTTCGACAGAAGGATAATAGCCTGCATGAAGAAGAACATGCTCCTCATCGAATATGAATGGAGAGAACCTGAGATAGAGGGGGTGTAA
- a CDS encoding nitroreductase family protein produces the protein MDTIETILKRRSIRRYRPEPIPEEDLRRILECGRQAPSAGNRQPWHFIVTRDPDLKIKLAEACNGQMWIADADVILTGVGIPSISRGSTGRLWYPVDVAIAMQNMILAATALGYGTCWIGAFQGDKVKKLLEIPEDMDVVALTPIGVPDQSPGPRSRKSPAEVFSKEKYGGGAVY, from the coding sequence ATGGATACCATAGAGACGATCTTAAAGAGAAGGAGCATCAGAAGATACAGGCCGGAACCCATACCGGAGGAGGATCTGCGTAGGATTCTCGAGTGCGGCAGACAGGCGCCTTCCGCCGGTAACAGGCAGCCGTGGCATTTCATCGTCACGCGTGATCCCGATCTCAAGATTAAATTGGCGGAGGCGTGTAACGGCCAGATGTGGATAGCTGATGCTGATGTGATCCTCACAGGTGTCGGGATACCCTCCATCAGTCGAGGTTCCACGGGAAGGCTGTGGTATCCGGTGGACGTCGCCATAGCGATGCAGAACATGATCCTGGCTGCAACGGCGTTAGGATATGGAACCTGCTGGATAGGTGCCTTCCAGGGAGATAAGGTTAAAAAGCTCCTGGAGATACCAGAGGATATGGATGTCGTCGCTCTGACTCCTATAGGTGTGCCGGATCAATCCCCGGGGCCCAGGAGCAGGAAGAGCCCCGCTGAGGTCTTCTCCAAGGAGAAATACGGCGGAGGAGCAGTCTACTGA